A single window of Venturia canescens isolate UGA chromosome 3, ASM1945775v1, whole genome shotgun sequence DNA harbors:
- the LOC122408324 gene encoding uncharacterized protein: MESLLPSEMARLVLGYLEEQKCEDAARSFLQSSPHLLECRTVNLSGRRFSTKVNGFTLTEILEKFCAANAMIQERLSKVADCEQLKHCGDLLEQLRFLVDGSRGQRFVVNINVPTTSQASGSSPILSSSMRKRHHSGSERERSKRAQKSLSQCLGKNSEPTSNQLNCNTVETTPLENLPGHSGSEKMEISEVKSLEKSQEVPIVTNYSSTIPEATEQQTVTENLTACERMMQSESFPENIEINAGNRGIKCKEQCSTATDTEELMQYTNTEVQTTPDDVVESETESTYEPVENLSLLTKELLNRTELQERIAENINKAILPSDTSFRDISLSESIGGSGGGEMNTSIMTELNNAIKSVVTATESDPVFAQFLDEIIGPSNRNDESPDEDNDPQPLDTDELTSKPPEKLLEAAGADGCGFFDKMIVPQSPAMEVPLKNRLRSSTGQQLTRAEENQTVSEKPVVKDDAAALEDVNAAAILSIINVNNKAEEENAGIAVTSEICEHEVENTIARVEQENKTKEIADTNSGEPLEVAKPIEMTKSMESENIGAIEKPMEDEEPIIPTTSNAETKSKRKLNVRRPRMSKPREKQALVVPQNLISEEEIMAMPTLIVCSKEEISTIMNAAPITNDASGGYCASQFLPIAPKPAEIAPKSEPIYLRTVTVPTKISEIPKLGGDQMHNLQPVQRPPWPESNPADPPVTVNPEPLVDQNILVRVPAQTENNEPEKITLYGNETSSKTVLESPIIPSLQVDDPPTSVSGTGLSPYLKFNNDNPKEPAPSVPMLNVDDDSQIASTSQVDNYDHITKRTPRSLLKSRSKNNRLSMSTPRRRSSHIRALDFNTPSKSIKSGRRMSTNESFEYSSKNTSFEKKVCRASLFKSPPFTQKLKSPLKDRGLCKIPIATRSPAPKLMGGWEKYTGVGMILGCSSPSSSSGSPIKTPTTLDPTVKSWDEDLRKSLIPDEEPTTSKSTKKTLPKKLTTSNKRQARKKSMPSTSAPAIDEASSESEAVLAPNVTQNSAIPPVSSIIGSQTKPRSLGEKSDKLNPTKKMPQNLTSIPEVSPCIEANSDARNISMNLVNDDVSGKTTKKKYAKLKTITTSITRLERSSEIIGNSSLTIEKVGEFSCTEKSRTMPDMLELETPRKFEGSFGIPPTPRLLSPSSNLTTPFAQIVDDVTRLQGFVSTPEFPPTPSINLTPKQLSEDGTEKKDQFQTGSEYYEPSSKPKDPRPKRNNDHSRHDMSLPLPGMMMAIAAESRVKNISVEVAQGFEATTSSNRLEITQFEVIKENLPREEAFRELKISTCPSEISNNENLSVSVQETSEVSQISSEDDAHDTKDANNTSSTLDDSSDSDTSSSSDSSSTCSSSSSTSSSNTTSTSPNFTLNKQSPKAPACKIYTDTSNDSAQKSAQARDNVVTEAQEGATKNSHENVELVDNSTIPTAQSSREKNENSPTKVFPILKNDQQLDECITETPAKDESLLSEAVISETPSSSKAGIETTNLESKISAFISSESQANTDENNSTLPKKIMPKVVSIQRILPNVSIAMKPPPASDNLYNAMQSRNQSKSISDAKLSRHLEEKRLRVMAMFKEKEKPPLHRPRIKRAVVIARAKKHGSEGQKSSETEKTEKERSPETDKIEETVETVRPEVGIKETTNNAAVNEVETETKNLRVEDVKIANENNEDNQEKTPTTNVEEEKARQNLDEDKSGLPEKKSFDEKGEKLMARKTVNDEKERAAQRENNKKLHKNRKVHDEIFDNSIGDKHFKDELPRVENDNGAAGKKEETSKKSHKDNKNDKATDQKDSKTRRSVSIERTRSKNECCVEKTANLHENLPQDSVNQQNVVNSQVLPDLSQKKSEDLKEKDEKNVENGKKEKKESNVEKKERKENEESSPASVDAKAIPKSKVDLVKRDLFSDEESNDQRTTRSKTRQTSDFQRSKSVDPLVSSSSSLSEKNSSSCANEDMPGVLECLDLVPTVKGDTNDEDLLILDSTNNSNHGDFKFVYDDSVPTKRRKRKFSNSELQVSIQVETKDGTLRSKLMTVTPLEEIFNLTPPRKRRGATKEVKHTQIKKKDNLPVKKVKSGFKGIQDKPLATSSPVVKAAASKVAAKTSKSPKKIEPPSNDGKNKKSHTKIDSKQQEHEKQNPKTRKRKGSLSKDTEQVDKRPRRTNPKLLLDKLDLDKFLTTVHGPA, encoded by the exons ATGGAATCGTTATTACCGTCAGAAATGGCGCGATTAGTTTTAG GTTATCTAGAGGAACAAAAATGTGAAGATGCAGCCAGATCTTTTTTGCAGTCGTCTCCGCATCTTCTAGAATGTAGAACCGTCAATTTAAGTGGCAGACGGTTCAGTACTAAAGTGAACGGCTTTACGTTAACAGAAATCTTGGAGAAGTTCTGTGCTGCCAATGCAATGA TACAAGAAAGATTAAGCAAAGTGGCAGATTGCGAGCAACTCAAGCACTGCGGTGATTTACTAGAACAGTTGAGGTTTCTGGTTGACGGATCACGAGGACAGCGTTTTGTTGTGAATATTAATGTACCG ACAACTTCCCAAGCTTCCGGCAGTTCGCCAATTCTATCCAGTAGCAtgaggaaacgtcatcacagTGGAAGTGAAAGAGAACGATCGAAGCGTGCCCAAAAATCTCTCTCGCAATGTTTAGGGAAAAATTCTGAACCTACTTCCAACCAGC TAAATTGCAACACAGTGGAAACAACGCCGCTGGAAAATTTGCCAGGCCACTCAGGTTCAGAGAAAATGGAAATATCAGAGGTAAAAAGTTTAGAAAAGTCTCAAGAAGTTCCAATTGTAACAAACTATTCCTCAACCATTCCGGAAGCAACAGAACAACAAACTGTGACAGAAAATTTAACAGCATGTGAGAGGATGATGCAGTCGGAATCGTTTccagaaaacattgaaataaatgCGGGAAATCGTGGAATTAAATGTAAGGAACAATGTTCCACCGCGACTGATACCGAGGAACTTATGCAATACACTAATACCGAAGTGCAAACGACCCCTGACGACGTAGTCGAGTCAGAAACCGAATCGACTTACGAACCAGTAGAGAATCTTAGT tTATTGACAAAGGAATTACTTAATCGCACAGAATTGCAAGAGAGGATAGctgaaaatatcaataaagCGATCCTTCCTTCAGACACATCGTTCAGGGACATCAGCCTTTCGGAATCCATAGGTGGCAGTGGTGGTGGAGAAATGAACACTTCCATTATGACggaattaaataatgccataAAATCCGTCGTGACTGCGACCGAAAGTGACCCAGTTTTCGCTCAATTTCTCGATGAAATCATTGGACCCAGTAATAGAAATGACGAAAGCCCTGACGAGGATAACGACCCTCAGCCTCTTGACACTGACGA GTTAACAAGCAAGCCTCccgaaaaattattggaagCGGCCGGTGCGGATGGCTGTGGTTTTTTCGACAAAATGATCGTTCCGCAATCACCGGCGATGGAAGTCCCGTTAAAGAATCGGTTGCGAAGCTCGACGGGTCAACAATTGACACGAGCGGAAGAAAATCAAACAGTTTCAGAAAAGCCTGTTGTCAAAGACGACGCAGCTGCTCTGGAAGATGTAAATGCAGCAGCGATTCTCAGTATAATAAACGTGAATAATAAAGCGGAAGAGGAGAATGCAGGTATCGCAGTGACGAGTGAAATTTGTGAGCACGAGGTAGAAAATACGATCGCTCGAGTTGAGcaggaaaataaaacaaaagaaattgcTGATACGAATTCTGGAGAACCTTTAGAAGTAGCAAAACccattgaaatgacaaaatccatggaATCTGAAAATATTGGAGCGATCGAAAAACCCATGGAAGATGAAGAACCCATCATACCAACAACATCGAACGCTGAAACAAAAtctaaaagaaaattgaatgttcGACGACCGAGGATGTCAAAACCGAGAGAAAAACAAGCCTTGGTTGTCCCTCAGAATCTCATATCCGAAGAAGAAATAATGGCGATGCCAACATTGATAGTATGCTCGAAAGAAGAAATTTCGACGATAATGAATGCCGCGCCGATTACGAACGACGCTTCCGGAGGTTACTGCGCTTCGCAGTTTCTTCCAATAGCGCCAAAACCAGCGGAAATAGCGCCGAAATCGGAACCAATTTATCTTCGGACCGTAACAGTACCGACTAAAATATCGGAAATTCCAAAATTGGGTGGTGATCAAATGCACAATTTACAACCAGTGCAGAGGCCGCCTTGGCCCGAAAGCAATCCCGCAGATCCTCCGGTCACAGTCAACCCCGAGCCTCTCGTTGATCAGAATATTCTTGTTAGAGTGCCGGCGCAGACGGAAAACAATGAACCAGAGAAAATAACGCTTTACGGAAACGAAACGAGCTCAAAAACTGTGCTTGAAAGCCCTATAATTCCGTCACTTCAGGTCGACGATCCACCGACGAGCGTTTCTGGCACAGGATTATCGCCGTATTTGAAGTTCAACAACGACAATCCCAAAGAACCAGCACCTTCCGTGCCCATGTTGAACGTCGACGATGACTCGCAGATCGCCTCGACGTCGCAGGTCGACAATTACGATCACATAACGAAGAGAACTCCTCGATCTCTTCTGAAAAGTCGATCGAAGAACAACCGACTGAGCATGTCAACGCCGAGACGGCGAAGCAGCCACATAAGAGCTTTGGACTTCAACACACCCTCGAAAAGCATTAAAAGTGGGCGACGTATGAGCACGAACGAGAGCTTCGAATATTCCTCGAAAAATACGAGCTTCGAGAAGAAAGTTTGTCGCGCGAGTCTCTTCAAGTCGCCCCCTTTCACTCAAAAACTCAAAAGTCCTTTGAAGGATCGTGGACTCTGTAAAATTCCAATAGCAACGAGAAGTCCAGCGCCGAAGCTCATGGGcggttgggaaaagtacacGGGGGTTGGAATGATCCTCGGCTGCTCTTCGCCGAGCTCCTCCAGCGGCTCTCCCATCAAAACGCCCACGACTTTAGATCCAACTGTCAAAAGCTGGGACGAAGATCTCCGAAAATCTCTGATACCCGACGAAGAACCAACTACttcaaaatccacgaaaaaaaCACTCCCGAAAAAGTTAACAACGAGCAACAAACGTCAGGCCAGGAAGAAAAGTATGCCGAGCACTTCGGCACCTGCGATCGACGAAGCTTCCAGCGAATCAGAAGCCGTTCTAGCTCCCAACGTAACTCAAAACTCTGCCATACCTCCGGTTTCCTCGATCATCGGAAGTCAAACGAAACCACGAAGTCTTGGAGAAAAATCAGACAAATTAAacccgacgaaaaaaatgcctcAGAACTTGACGAGCATTCCTGAAGTATCACCATGTATCGAAGCGAATTCCGACGCCCGAAACATTTCGATGAATCTCGTAAACGACGACGTTTCTGGTAAAACAACCAAGAAAAAATACGCCAAATTAAAAACCATCACGACGAGTATAACGAGGCTTGAAAGATCGAGTGAAATTATCGGAAACTCGAGCTTGACCATAGAAAAAGTAGGAGAATTTTCGTGTACAGAAAAAAGTCGAACAATGCCAGATATGTTAGAACTCGAAACGCCCCGCAAATTCGAGGGTAGTTTCGGGATCCCACCGACGCCGAGGCTCCTCAGTCCTAGCAGCAACTTGACAACGCCTTTCGCTCAAATAGTCGACGACGTCACGAGGCTTCAGGGTTTCGTCTCAACCCCCGAATTCCCACCGACGCCGAGTATAAACTTGACGCCGAAACAATTGAGCGAGGATGGCACAGAGAAGAAGGACCAGTTTCAAACGGGATCGGAGTATTACGAGCCAAGCTCGAAGCCGAAAGATCCAAGACCCAAAAGAAACAACGATCACAGCAGGCACGACATGAGTCTCCCTTTGCCTGGGATGATGATGGCGATCGCAGCGGAATCTCGTGTCAAAAATATCAGTGTCGAAGTCGCCCAAGGTTTTGAAGCTACGACCTCGAGCAACAGACTTGAAATCACCCAGTTCGAAGTGATCAAAGAAAACTTACCGCGCGAAGAGGCCTTTCGAGAGCTCAAAATTTCAACCTGCCCCAGCGAGATTTCTAACAACGAGAACTTGTCGGTTTCCGTTCAAGAAACCAGCGAAGTATCTCAAATATCCTCGGAAGACGATGCTCACGATACCAAAGACGCGAATAACACGAGCTCAACCCTCGACGATTCTTCGGACAGCGACACGAGCTCCTCGTCGGATTCTTCCTCGACCTGCTCGTCCTCCTCGTCGacgagcagcagcaacactACGAGTACCTCGCCAAATTTCACACTGAATAAACAATCGCCTAAAGCTCCTGCCTGCAAAATTTACACCGATACGAGCAACGATTCCGCGCAGAAATCCGCCCAGGCTCGCGACAACGTCGTCACCGAGGCTCAAGAAGGAGCAACGAAGAATTCGCATGAGAATGTTGAACTCGTCGATAATTCAACGATCCCAACGGCTCAaagttctcgagaaaaaaacgaaaattcaccgACTAAagtttttcctattttgaaaaacgatcaACAGCTCGATGAGTGCATCACCGAAACTCCGGCCAAAGACGAAAGTCTCCTCTCCGAAGCTGTCATTTCCGAAACTCCTAGCAGCTCGAAAGCTGGCATTGAAACGACGAATCTGGAGTCGAAAATTTCCGCCTTCATATCCTCCGAAAGCCAGGCCAACACcgacgaaaataattcaacactCCCTAAAAAAATCATGCCGAAAGTCGTGAGTATTCAACGAATTTTGCCGAACGTTTCAATCGCCATGAAGCCTCCTCCAGCTTCGGATAATCTCTATAACGCCATGCAATCgagaaatcaatcaaaatCCATTTCGGATGCTAAGCTGAGCAGGCATTTGGAAGAAAAACGTTTGAGGGTCATGGCCATGttcaaagagaaagaaaaaccgCCTCTTCACAGGCCACGAATAAAGCGCGCGGTCGTTATCGCGAGGGCCAAAAAACATGGGTCGGAAGGTCAAAAATCTTCCGAGAccgaaaaaacggaaaaagagAGATCACCTGAAACTGATAAAATCGAAGAGACCGTAGAAACAGTCAGACCAGAAGTCGGTATAAAAGAAACGACGAATAACGCAGCTGTGAACGAAGTTGAGACCGAAACGAAAAATCTTCGTGTGGAGGATGTCAAAATCGCGAACGAAAACAATGAAGATAATCAAGAAAAAACTCCAACGACGAAtgtggaggaagaaaaagcaaGGCAAAACCTGGACGAGGACAAGTCCGGACTGCCCGAGAAAAAGAGCTTCGACGAGAAgggagaaaaattaatggCGAGGAAAACGGTGAACGATGAAAAGGAAAGAGCAGCGCAAAGAgagaacaacaaaaaattgcataaaaatcGCAAAGTGCACGAcgaaattttcgataattcCATCGGAGACAAACATTTCAAGGACGAGCTTCCACGTGTGGAGAATGACAACGGTGCAGCagggaaaaaagaagagacCAGTAAAAAGAGCCACaaggataataaaaatgacaaaGCAACGGATCAAAAAGACAGTAAAACGCGAAGATCAGTTTCGATTGAACGAACGAGATCGAAGAACGAATGCTGCGTCGAAAAGACTGCTAACCTTCACGAAAATCTTCCTCAAGATTCAGTAAATCAACAAAACGTCGTTAACTCTCAAGTTTTGCCAGATCTATCTCAGAAAAAGTCCGAAGACCTCAAAGAAAAAGACGAGAAGAATGTCGAAAATggtaagaaagagaaaaaagagagcaacgttgagaaaaaggagagaaaagaaaatgaagaatccAGCCCGGCGAGCGTCGACGCGAAAGCAATACCGAAGTCGAAGGTTGATCTCGTCAAGCGTGATTTATTCTCTGACGAGGAATCCAACGATCAGAGAACAACGCGCTCGAAAACAAGACAAACTTCAGACTTTCAGAGAAGCAAAAGCGTCGATCCACTCGTTTCCTCTTCGTCAAGTTTGTCAGAAAAAAATAGCTCCTCGTGTGCGAACGAAGACATGCCGGGTGTTTTGGAGTGTCTGGACCTCGTACCAACGGTCAAAGGCGACACAAACGACGAAGACTTGTTGATCCTTGATTCGACAAATAATTCGAATCATGGCGATTTCAAGTTCGTTTACGATGACAGTGTTCCcacgaaaagaagaaaacgaaagTTCAGCAACTCCGAATTACAAGTCTCCATCCAGGTTGAAACAAAGGACGGCACTCTCCGTTCAAAACTCATGACGGTCACCCCTCTCGAAGAAATATTCAATCTGACACCGCCCCGAAAACGACGAGGAGCCACGAAAGAAGTAAAGCACACGCAGATCAAAAAGAAAGACAATTTGCCtgtgaaaaaagtcaaaagtGGCTTCAAGGGCATCCAGGACAAACCTCTCGCCACTTCGTCGCCCGTTGTCAAAGCTGCGGCATCGAAAGTCGCggcgaaaacttcaaaatcacCAAAGAAAATTGAGCCACCATCGAACGatgggaaaaacaaaaaaagccaTACGAAAATAGATTCGAAACAGCAGGAGCACG AGAAACAGAATCCAAAAACCCGCAAAAGAAAAGGATCGCTGTCCAAGGATACCGAGCAG GTTGACAAGAGGCCACGACGCACGAACCCGAAACTGCTACTCGACAAATTGGATCTGGACAAATTTCTCACGACCGTTCATGGACCAGCCTGA
- the LOC122408328 gene encoding major facilitator superfamily domain-containing protein 9-like, producing MEVVIFWIYVASFLDLFAVSLFIPLMSARLRELGASHFLMGCMTSVYALTQLVSGPVIGSWSDRIGRQQILFFSLISVSCCYTALGLIDSLVLILCFRAILGIFKHTQVLIRTIITDRVPGDQQTLVFGYLKAVAGVSFTIGPAIGGNLAELENGFSYICYIVGVFFLLNAAVVYFFLNDLPTPKSSMNSTATREAEKRKQEGSIMQAIRDLASVDWPIYWDIFALKFLMDFSTGAFHNNYSLKLRERFDLTPKAAGYTISLQSFVGVLAGLMVDKVNQRFYKQDHFYTERNLHGYTLMVIAYLGIAASQHISIFMVWSMLLRSIHMFLRIVMTEMTIRRCPPSQKGSIIGSSNSISNIARLMTPLITGYIEDLWGPNSSNLLAAAAATFGLLVPMTFRHQQQKIS from the exons ATGGAGGTTGTGATTTTTTGGATCTACGTTGCGTCCTTTTTG GACTTATTTGCAGTCAGTCTTTTTATTCCATTGATGTCCGCGCGTCTCAGAGAATTGGGAGCATCACATTTTCTAATGGGTTGCATGACTTCTGTTTATGCTTTGACACAATTGGTCAGTGGACCAGTAATT GGCAGCTGGAGTGACAGAATAGGAAgacaacaaattttattttttagtcTCATTTCAGTGAGTTGTTGTTACACTGCATTGGGTTTGATTGATTCGCTGGTGCTCATATTATGTTTTAGAGCTATTTTAG GAATCTTCAAACATACGCAAGTACTTATTAGAACCATCATCACTGACAGAGTTCCAGGAGATCAGCAGACTTTGGTATTTGGTTATTTGAAAGCTGTAGCTGGTGTAAGTTTTACCATTGGTCCAGCTATTGGTGGAAATTTGGCGGAGCTCGAGAATGGCTTCAGTTACATTTGCTATATTgttggagttttttttctcctcaatgcTG CtgtggtatatttttttctaaacgatTTACCAACGCCAAAATCCTCCATGAATTCTACGGCAACAAGGGAggcagaaaaaagaaaacaagagGGTTCAATAATGCAAGCAATTCGTGACTTGGCATCAGTAGATTGGCCGATATATTGGGATATATttgcattgaaatttttaatggatTTTTCCACTGGTGCCTTCCACAACAACTACAGTTTGAAATTGCGAGAGAGATTTGATTTGACACCAAAAGCTGCAGGCTACACGATATCGTTACAGAGTTTTGTAGGTGTATTAGCCGGTCTCATGGTTGATAAAGTGAATCAAAGATTTTATAAACAAGATCATTTCTACACTGAGCGAAATCTCCATGGTTACACCCTAATGGTCATCGCTTATTTGGGAATTGCAGCCTCCCAACACATCAGTATTTTTATGGTTTGGTCCATGCTCCTCAGATCCATTCACATGTTCTTGCGAATAGTCATGACAGAAATGACCATAAGACGGTGTCCGCCGAGTCAAAAAGGCTCTATTATTGGATCGAGTAACAGTATTTCGAATATTGCTCGTTTAATGACGCCTTTGATCACTGGCTACATCGAAGATCTATGGGGCCCAAACAGCTCCAATTTGCTTGCAGCTGCTGCTGCAACTTTCGGCTTGCTTGTTCCAATGACCTTTCGTcaccaacaacaaaaaatcagttaa